The DNA segment ACGCCGTACGCCACCTCGGTGGCCGCCGCGACCCTGGTGTTCACGCTGCTGTACTCGTGGGACGGCGGCATGGTCAACTGGATCCTGCACTTCTTCGGCGTCGACGCCGTCAACTGGCGTGAATCCGACTGGGGTTCGCAGTTCGCGGTGTCGTCCATCGTGATCTGGCGGTGGACCGGCTACAACGCGCTGATCTACCTGGCCGCGATGCAGGCGATCCCGACGGATCTGTACGAGTCGGCGGCGATCGACGGGGCGAACCGCTGGCAGCAGTTCCGGCACGTGACGATCCCGCAGCTGCGGCCGACGATCCTCTTCACGGTCGTCGTCTCGACCATCGGCGCCACCCAGCTCTTCGGTGAGCCGCTGCTGTTCGGCGGGGTCAGCGGGTCCAAGGGCGGCTCGGAGCACCAGTACCAGACGCTCGGCCTGTACATGTACGACCAGGGCTGGATCATCGGCAACCTCGGCAAGGCGTCCGCGATCGCCTGGTCGATGTTCCTGATCCTGCTGATCGTCGCCGCGGTCAATCTGCTGCTCACCCGACGGCTGAGGAAGACCCAATGACCACCACTGACATGGCCTTGCCGCAGGCGCGCAGGCCCGGGGCCGGGCGGCGCCGGGTGATGGGCGCGGGCAAGCAGCTGCACGCCGGCCCGATGACGTACGTCGTGCTGACCGTGTTCGCGCTCGCCTCGCTGGCCCCGCTGGTGTGGACGGCGATCGCGGCCTCGCGCACCGACCGGCGGCTCGCCCAGACCCCGCCCCCGCTGTGGTTCGGCGGCAACCTGTTCACGAACCTCCAGGCCGCCTGGGACCAGGCCGGGCTCGGCACCGCGATGTTCAACTCGGTGCTCGTCGCCGGGACGATCACGGTGAGCACGGTGGTGTTCTCCACACTGGCCGGCTTCGCCTTCGCCAAGCTGCGGTTCCGGTTCTCCGGACTGCTGTTGCTGCTGACCATCGGCACGATGATGATCCCGCCGCAACTGGCCGTCGTACCGCTGTACCTGTGGATGTCGGACTTCGGCTGGTCGAACCAGCTCCAGACGGTGATCCTGCCGAGCCTGGTGACCGCGTTCGGCACGTTCTTCATGCGGCAGTACCTGGTGCAGGCGCTGCCGTCGGAGCTGATCGAGGCGGCCCGGGTGGACGGGGCGAGCAGTCTGCGGATCGTGTGGCACGTGGTCTTCCCGGCGGCCCGGCCCGCGATGGCGGTGCTCGGCCTGCTGACGTTCGTGTTCGCCTGGAACGACTTCCTGTGGCCGATCATCGCCCTGAACCAGCAGAACCCGACCGTCCAGGTGGCGCTGAACTCGCTCGGCACCGGCTACGTCCCGGACCAGGCCGTCATCATGGCGGGCGCGCTGCTCGGCACGCTGCCGCTGCTGCTCGCCTTCCTGCTGTTCGGCAAGCAGATCGTGGGCGGCATCATGCAGGGCGCGATCAAGGGCTGACGGCGGCGGTCCGCGGGGCCCGGGCAGCGCCGCCCGGGCCCCTCCCCCGCACGGGAGGGCCGGGCCGGCGCCGCCCCGGCCCCCTTCGCCCCCACCTCTGCCTCCTCACTCACCCGTAGGTCTCCTCGACCCTCCATGGGAGCGCTTCCATGCCTGAGTCCGTTTCCCCCTCCCCGTCCTCCCCGCTCGCCCAGGCCGACCCGGTCGCGCGGCCCGACCTGGTCGCGCAGGACGCCCAGCAGGCTCCGGTGGCCTTTCCCCCGGGCTTCCTCTGGGGCGCCGCGACCTCCGCCTACCAGATCGAGGGAGCCGTGCGCGAGGGCGGCCGCACCCCCTCGATCTGGGACACCTTCAGCCATACGCCGGGCAGGACGGCCGGCGGTGAGACGGGGGACATCGCCGTCGACCACTACCACCGCTACCGCGACGACGTCCGGATGATGGCGGACCTGGGCCTGACCGCCTACCGCTTCTCGGTCTCCTGGTCCCGGGTGCAGCCGACCGGCCGGGGCCCGGCGGTCCAGGTGGGCCTGGACTTCTACCGCCGGCTGGTGGACGAGCTGCTCGCACATGGCATCAAGCCCGCGGTCACGCTCTACCACTGGGATCTGCCGCAGGAGCTGGAGGACGCGGGCGGCTGGCCGGAACGGGACACGGCCCAGCGGTTCGCGGAGTACGCGCAGATCGTCGGCGAGGCCCTGGGCGACCGCGTCGAGAACTGGATCACCCTCAACGAGCCCTGGTGCAGCGCCTTCCTGGGGTACGGCTCCGGGGTGCACGCCCCCGGCCGCACCGACCCGGTGGCGTCACTGCGGGCGGCCCACCACCTCAACCTGGCTCACGGCCTGGCCACTTCGGCCCTGCGCTCCGCCATGCCGGCCCGTAACCAGATCGCGGTCAGCCTCAACTCCGCCGTCGTGCGGCCCCTTTCCCAGGACCCGGCCGATCTGGCGGCGGCCCGCCGGATCGACGACCTGGCCAACGGCGTCTTCCACGGACCGATGCTGCACGGGTCGTACCCCGCCTCGCTCCTGTCCGCGACGTCCTCGGTCACCGACTGGTCGTACGTCCTCGACGGCGACCTCCGCACGATCAAGGCGCCGCTGAACGCGCTGGGCCT comes from the Streptomyces sp. NBC_00820 genome and includes:
- a CDS encoding carbohydrate ABC transporter permease; this encodes MTSSEEALARPASSAEAAPGTPPGAARGARGRGTPAGAESWRSRLYRWDMKASPYAFVAPFFVLFGAFTLVPLLYTAWYSLHDVQLSALDHQTWVGLHNYENLLSSDFFWNALRNTFTIGLISTVPQLLAAIGLAHLLNYRLRGSTVWRVVMLTPYATSVAAATLVFTLLYSWDGGMVNWILHFFGVDAVNWRESDWGSQFAVSSIVIWRWTGYNALIYLAAMQAIPTDLYESAAIDGANRWQQFRHVTIPQLRPTILFTVVVSTIGATQLFGEPLLFGGVSGSKGGSEHQYQTLGLYMYDQGWIIGNLGKASAIAWSMFLILLIVAAVNLLLTRRLRKTQ
- a CDS encoding carbohydrate ABC transporter permease; the encoded protein is MTTTDMALPQARRPGAGRRRVMGAGKQLHAGPMTYVVLTVFALASLAPLVWTAIAASRTDRRLAQTPPPLWFGGNLFTNLQAAWDQAGLGTAMFNSVLVAGTITVSTVVFSTLAGFAFAKLRFRFSGLLLLLTIGTMMIPPQLAVVPLYLWMSDFGWSNQLQTVILPSLVTAFGTFFMRQYLVQALPSELIEAARVDGASSLRIVWHVVFPAARPAMAVLGLLTFVFAWNDFLWPIIALNQQNPTVQVALNSLGTGYVPDQAVIMAGALLGTLPLLLAFLLFGKQIVGGIMQGAIKG
- a CDS encoding GH1 family beta-glucosidase; protein product: MPESVSPSPSSPLAQADPVARPDLVAQDAQQAPVAFPPGFLWGAATSAYQIEGAVREGGRTPSIWDTFSHTPGRTAGGETGDIAVDHYHRYRDDVRMMADLGLTAYRFSVSWSRVQPTGRGPAVQVGLDFYRRLVDELLAHGIKPAVTLYHWDLPQELEDAGGWPERDTAQRFAEYAQIVGEALGDRVENWITLNEPWCSAFLGYGSGVHAPGRTDPVASLRAAHHLNLAHGLATSALRSAMPARNQIAVSLNSAVVRPLSQDPADLAAARRIDDLANGVFHGPMLHGSYPASLLSATSSVTDWSYVLDGDLRTIKAPLNALGLNYYTPALVSAAPGEPKGPRADGHGASAHSPWPGADDVLFHQTPGERTEMGWTVDPTGLYDLITRYSREAPGLPLYITENGAAYDDKPGPDGQVHDPERIAYLHAHLAAVHRALADGADVRGYYLWSLMDNFEWAYGYEKRFGAVYVDYETLERTPKSSARWYGEAARAGVLPGAGSGD